GCTTTATTGTTCAGACAAGCAAAGAATCTCTTAAGCTTTAAGCAATCTTTCAGATATAAACTAACTCTTTACTCTCTACATCACAACATCACTCTCTATTTTACACAACCAAACAgaggaacaaaaaaaatgaaaatcttgaTTATGTTGATGACAGTCATAGTAATCTCAGAGGTTTGCTTGGTGGGCGCGTGTCGATCATACTGTGGAAATATAACGGTTGATTATCCGTTTGGAATCCGGAACGGATGTGGGCATCCAGGGTATAGAGATCTCTTGTTTTGTATGAATGATGTGTTGATGTTTCACATAAGTTCAGGTTCTTATAGAGTGTTGGATATTGACTACGCGTACCAGTCGATAACGCTGCATGATCCTCACATGTCGAATTGCGGAACCATTGTACTTGGCGGCAGAGGCAATGGCTTTGAAGCTGAGGATTGGAGAGCTCCTTATTTCAGTCCTACCTCCGATAATGTCTTTATGTTGATCGGTTGTTCTCCCAAATCTCCTATATTTCAAGGTTAGTAAGTTTAAACTACAACACATATTTCAATTagcatatacttttttttttgaaatatattactTCGATTAGTATTTACTTACATTCTTTAGATTAGATccggtttacaaaaaaaaaaaaaatctggtttACAATTTAGTTTGAGCTTGCGTTCGTTATGGTTTGATGCAATATTGATTTGGTTCATTTTGTATTCGGTTTGGGTTTGATCTAACTTTgagataatatttatattattaagaatatatgatataatatatatatatatataatatatatatatatatatatgttaacatacagatgtaaaaaaaataaaaaaacatacagATGTGATTAAAGTTTCTAAAGAACATCTAAAAAATTTGGCTTATGATTTTTAAACTATGTAATCACAGGCGTTTCAACACGTTTATAGCTTTATTTATGGTTAACACAACATAACCACTAACCAATAAAATAATAGGATCATAAAGAATTTACATCCGGAATTTTCCTTTCAAATCCGGTTAAATGTGGTTGAATAGGGCCGGTTGATAAACTAAATTTCAACTATTATTGTTAGGATTTCCGGAAAAGAAATTACCATGTCACAATATCTCTGGAATGAGCTGTGAAGAATACATGTCGTGCCCAGCATGGGATATGGTTGGATATAGACAACCCAGCCTATCATCCGGGTCGGGTCCACCCATGTGTTGTGCGATTGGATTTGAATCAGTAAAAGCGATAAATCTAAGTAAGTTGGAGTGTGAAGGATACAGTAGTGCATACAATCTCGCACCCTTGAAGCTTAGAGGACCTTCTGATTGGGCCTATGGAATACGAGTCAAGTACGAGCTACAAGGGAGTGATGCGTTTTGTCGTGCGTGTGTTGCAACTTCCGGTACTTGTGGCTATGAATCTGCTGATGGTGGAGGGCTTAGGCACGTTTGCATATGTGACCACCACAATTCTACCACAAACTGTGATTCAGGTCGGTTTTGCATTATCATATCATGATTTATCCAAAAAAACACTAAAGCTCTTTATTCGAACTAATAGGCACATTATTTAATATGGGCATAGTGACTTGATAACAGAAACATTGTGTactatttaaaaaacttttatCAAAGCGGAAAAAAAACACATCTAGTAGACACTAAAATTCTATGAAAATTGATGTTTAACTAGATacaaactaaaagaaaaaaaaagaaactattcTTTTTCCGCTTCTAATATGCAATAGAAACGAAAACTGAATCCAAATAGTAACCACAACTAATGCATTATCTTTTTTTCATTATTCAtaaatcaaaataccaaaaagtATAACCATATATTGGATTTAACATTCTTACGTTTAAATTATAACCATTATAAATTTAGGAACTAACATAGAAATGTGCATATGTAATATGCATACATTGAACATATAGTTTTTCTtgcaaaatttattagtttGTGACCTATAGAACAGCCAGTTCTACGAACCAACTGGTCCACAAACTTGTCTTTACTTTATTTAAATGCTGATGATATATTGATATCTATTCTTTTATGTAGTTGTAACACCAACCGGTGCATCTTCAAGTGTTCGACCAAAAACCATTGGATGTAAGTGGATTTACGTGTtctaatttgttttattaatttaaccTAAACTATTACCGTTTCTTTTGCAGCACTGATCTTCTACTTCATAACTATGAACATTGGTTTTCAAAGAAGACAAATGACCTATTAATAGTGTCTGGAATTAAgcgtttacttttttttattttactcagacatttagttttattaaaaactgttTTGAAGTTTTGTATGCATTCCCACGAATTTTGATTTATACACCAAAATTTATAGACTAAATAATATGTTTAGAGTCAGAGCTAAACAAAGAGAGAATCCAAGAAAACATATCCCCTTGTTTACGAATTCCGGTTCCCTTTGGCAATAAGCAGAGTCTGCGCTTagatatttctatattaatttctaatatttatttaattgagtaactaaaatttaaagttaaaaCAAGAATTGTGCAATAAATAAAGGATACATGActcaaaactattttaaaattttaaaaataagaaaaacacaCCGTAAGTAAATCTGATGTCAATCTCTCTCTGACGCTCTTCCCAATGCTAACGTTTGGAACGTCCCCGGCCTTGATTCCGCCGCGAAACCACCGGAGTTTGCACCTGGCGAACCCCTTCCCGTCTCCCACCCGCCTGACCCTCCTGACCTTGGCTCCTCCCTTTCTCCTGTTAACttcccctctctctcttctcaacTTCCAACTGGTTCGAAACGTTCTCAACGTCGCGGATCTTATGGCCCTGTGGCTCCGCAGGTGCCTATTCCAAAGAAATCCCCAACTACCGCTGCAGAGCCATCTCCTGTCTCTGTCAATAGATTGGAAACCTTAGAAGGTTCTGCAGTAACTGTTCCCCTCAACAAAACCTTATCTGGAACAGTAAAATCCTTATCTGAAACAGCAAAACCCTTGCCAGAAATAGATTCATCTGCTGCTTCCTCTCAATCGATGGATACCCCTGTGGCTAACTCCCCCTTACCTCCTCCCTACTCAACCCTTCCCCCCTCTTCTTCATCCCCCTTGCACACAAATCCAGCTACTGCCCCTTCCTTATCTCCTCCTAATCTCCCCCCACTATTGCCCAAACCTAATCCTCCCTCTCTCCCTACTCCTCCTTCCCTTGTGGAAAAAATCAGAGCAGCTGAGGATAAGACTCTTCGTAGGTTTGCTCCTGTCTCCATCTCTCCGACTGGTAGACCACGCATTGTCATCCCTGACTCTGTCTTCCAGAAAGGAGCAGACATCCACAAGGATTTTATAATATGTGTCTTCAATGGAAAAGCTCCTCCTTTTAACCAAATCCAAAGTGTCTTTAGCCACCTATGGGGAAAAGGTAGAAGACTTGAGATCCATAACAACCCTCTGAATCGCACTGCAATAGTAAGAATCCAAAGTGAATACCTTAGGCAGAAGATTCTTGACAAATGTGTTTGGTATGTTGGAGATAGCATGTTCCACACAGCTCAATGGTCTGCTGCTTCCTCTCTATCAGCTCCACCGCTAAAAGCCATCATGATTTGGGCGCACCTCACCGGTGTCCCGCTTGACCTAAGATACAATGAGGGTCTTAGTCTAGTTGATGGATTAGTAGGAGAGCCTAAGGAGACTGATGACTTCACAAGAAATATGGTCAGTTTAACTTTGTCTCATGTTAAAGTGGAAGTAGACTTAACTCAGCCCCTACCTTCTGTCGTTGAATTTGAACGTGAAAGCGGAGAGGTCGTTGAAGTCTTTGTCCACTACCCGTGGGTACCTCCTACATGCTCACACTGTCATGAAATGGGTCACATTTTGAAAAATTGTCTTCAGTACATTCCTCCTGCAAATGACCCTGCTCCAGCAAAAGAGAATGGAACTGACTCAGTTACTGCTAAAGCAAGAGGCTCTGAAAATTTTTTCACTCCTAAGAAGTCAAAGCAATCAAGAAAAAAGACCTTAACCTATCAGCCTGTTAGGACTCTTTCTACTCCTGCCGTGCCTGTTTCTGACCCTGCTGCTCTAGTAGTAGGCTCTGAGACAGCTGTGACCTCTTTGGCTTCTTCCACCCGTCTTACTGCCCATATCCCCTCCCCTATGGATACCTCTTTTTCCTCCCCCTCCCCTATCACTAAACCCTCGCTTAAGCGTTCCAGATCCTCCCCTACTCTATCCCCTCCTAGCTCCTCAAATCCCAATCCTTTTATTCTTAAGCCCTCCTTTCAGCCAATTCCTCCCCTCCCATTCCCTCTCCCACTTCCCTCACTGCCCTCCCAGAAAAATTATGTTCCCATCAACCCTGTTTTGCCACC
This genomic stretch from Raphanus sativus cultivar WK10039 chromosome 3, ASM80110v3, whole genome shotgun sequence harbors:
- the LOC108845996 gene encoding uncharacterized protein LOC108845996 produces the protein MKILIMLMTVIVISEVCLVGACRSYCGNITVDYPFGIRNGCGHPGYRDLLFCMNDVLMFHISSGSYRVLDIDYAYQSITLHDPHMSNCGTIVLGGRGNGFEAEDWRAPYFSPTSDNVFMLIGCSPKSPIFQGFPEKKLPCHNISGMSCEEYMSCPAWDMVGYRQPSLSSGSGPPMCCAIGFESVKAINLSKLECEGYSSAYNLAPLKLRGPSDWAYGIRVKYELQGSDAFCRACVATSGTCGYESADGGGLRHVCICDHHNSTTNCDSVVTPTGASSSVRPKTIGSLIFYFITMNIGFQRRQMTY